One window of Cucurbita pepo subsp. pepo cultivar mu-cu-16 chromosome LG19, ASM280686v2, whole genome shotgun sequence genomic DNA carries:
- the LOC111781558 gene encoding protein E6-like, protein MASSTKLLSLLLLSLFFIQIHGRESNFFSKVPNNNGESQIPNKVDPLTNSEKTTNPQDQDPNFIPQTQDNGYGLYGHESAQFSTSDAKFSDPNARTGGRPFTTTTTYDDGENNYKRNDDVSYKSESEEYYNYNNNYNNDNFQNSNWKKPYENSFYYNKDLYDNRRQSFQNTRLSRNEYATTTTPSYDEEKYNDDNNNNFYVNNRDDNENNMARQGMSDTRFMENGKYFYDLNREPQHQSRPSRNNFRNNNNYNTNQYGNSMGRYQNDETEFQEESDEFVP, encoded by the coding sequence ATGGCTTCCTCAACCAAGctcctttctcttcttcttctcagtcttttcttcattcaaatCCATGGCAGAGAAAGCAACTTCTTCAGCAAAGTACCCAACAACAATGGCGAATCCCAAATCCCCAACAAAGTCGACCCTTTAACAAACTCAGAAAAAACCACCAACCCACAAGATCAAGACCCCAATTTTATCCCTCAAACCCAAGACAACGGCTATGGTCTCTACGGTCACGAATCCGCCCAATTCTCTACTTCCGACGCTAAATTCTCCGATCCCAACGCTAGAACCGGCGGCCGACCGTTTACTACCACCACTACCTACGATGACGGCGAGAACAACTACAAAAGAAACGACGACGTTTCTTACAAATCTGAGTCAGAGGAGTACTACAACTACAACAACAATTACAACAACGACAATTTCCAAAACAGCAACTGGAAAAAACCGTACGAGAATTCGTTTTACTACAACAAGGATCTTTACGACAACCGACGACAAAGCTTCCAAAACACCCGCCTATCTCGAAACGAGTatgcaacaacaacaactccTTCATACGACGAGGAAAAATACAACgacgacaacaacaacaatttcTACGTCAACAACCGCGATGACAATGAGAACAACATGGCTCGACAAGGGATGAGCGACACGAGATTCATGGAGAACGGAAAGTACTTTTATGACCTCAACAGGGAGCCTCAGCATCAAAGCAGGCCGAGCCGGAATAATTTcagaaacaacaacaactacaacacgAACCAATACGGTAATTCCATGGGAAGGTATCAGAATGATGAGACAGAATTCCAAGAGGAATCCGATGAGTTCGTGCCATAA